TTCGCCTATGGTTTCGAGGCGATCGAAGGGGGGATCGATCTCTTGGCCCCGGGCGAAATGGGGATCGGCAATACGACGAGCGCCGCAGCGATCTACGCGGCGCTTTTTGGCGGGCCGGCGTCGCGCTGGACGGGACGCGGCACGGGGGTCGACGACGCCGGGCTCGCGCGCAAGAACGCGGCGATTGACGCGGCGCTGGCGCTGCACGCTCGACATCTGTCCGATCCTCTGGAAATCATGCGCCGTCTCGGCGGGCGGGAAATCGCCGCCATGATGGGGGCGATCACGGCGGCGCGCCTCAACCGCGTCCCCGTCGTGCTCGACGGCTTCGTGGTCTGCGCGGCGGCGGCGCTGCTCCACGCCATCGCGCCCGACGCCATCGGCCATTGCATCGCCGGGCACGTCTCCGCCGAAGGCGCCCATGCCGAGGTCCTGGCGACGCTCGGTAAAAAGCCGCTTCTCGATCTCGGCATGCGCCTCGGGGAAGGCTCCGGCGCGGGTCTCGCCATCGCGCTCATCAAAACGGCGCTCGCCTGCCATCGCGATATGGCGACTTTCGAGAGCGCCGGGGTCAGCGGCAAGTCCGCTTAGATCGATCTCTTACAAAAAGTTGTCACATCCGCGTGCCACCGCTCAGTGAGGCACAACTGGAGCCCAACTCAATGAATCCGGACCTCTTGTCCGCCAATGTCTCCATGGCGCTCCTGGCGGTCGTCGCCATCGCCATGCTCGCACATCTCTCTCAACTCGGCGGCAAGCACCGCCTGCTGCATGGCCTTTACGCCGCGACGGCCGCGGGCCTCGTCTATCTATTCGGCGCAAAGGCTTTTGGCTGGAGCTTCCTCCCGCGCGAGGCGCTTCTGGCCGTTTTCGGCTTGCTTTTCGTGGTCGTCGCGGGCCTCGCCCTGTTGCGCCGCAAGGCGAATAGCGACATTCCCTGGGGCGGGCTTCTCATCGAGCTGGCGGCGATGGCCTATATTTTCGCG
The nucleotide sequence above comes from Methylocystis parvus OBBP. Encoded proteins:
- the cobT gene encoding nicotinate-nucleotide--dimethylbenzimidazole phosphoribosyltransferase, with amino-acid sequence MSTDIRPFEEIRMLFARLPAPDQAAVAAVRARDAQLTKPPGALGRLEEIVEWLAAWQGAPAPAIARPLVAVYAGNHGVAAQGVSAFPASVTAQMVQNFTSGGAAINQICKAHDIGLKVYELALERPTFDFTQGPAMDEREAAATFAYGFEAIEGGIDLLAPGEMGIGNTTSAAAIYAALFGGPASRWTGRGTGVDDAGLARKNAAIDAALALHARHLSDPLEIMRRLGGREIAAMMGAITAARLNRVPVVLDGFVVCAAAALLHAIAPDAIGHCIAGHVSAEGAHAEVLATLGKKPLLDLGMRLGEGSGAGLAIALIKTALACHRDMATFESAGVSGKSA